In Plasmodium gaboni strain SY75 chromosome 11, whole genome shotgun sequence, the following proteins share a genomic window:
- a CDS encoding hypothetical protein (conserved Plasmodium protein, unknown function), protein MLSHSTKDPFREYSQRLMKKKKKKPEQVRKYEKVRKYEQFRKKKKKKIYIHNITNVFIEPHKMLEKLKGIMKKKCFFVLSHNVDKKNEEMLRNSKNEIKFIYENFLENEDEIISKSSNKFLDTCNHGQIKPCSLKKCYNKDDVKVNSLNDMETQLKLKVLDKNVEDNENIENKKLMDESKIEILKNMSYKENNISSSIKKKENDYSATNETYENFLVKNNYMRQNKNIHMKWIREKKEEESSEKINYMKSNNFVLNNNKIKINFDKTKVKFVHLKSPTIKLVNPHKHKNIKENIYLKNIYDLKNEKTKNIFTNFIRKENKNEEIKEQEPNNFKKKMLNNTIKRKIIFSNIYKNYLIHKYKSSNEFLNKNRFNSKGFIMNQFLNINSLTEKDTNTDNIKLQENDNTNNIIDSKNIRNINTSNSNSNSNINNVIKKNIFHRSEYNRNVINTNICNRKKLKTTYLNFLPKEKKGYLNFFLHDIYRLDRTFKLRKKNKIYRKDRIVKLFVDNDNVYIKDFKIYQNEERYKNVLSNIKNIQIMKRDILSLPDNPLHLYELENYKCKTNTSIYIPALKIEIEDMNLFKYKNTWYELFFYNNQNNKDTLYNYQIMRLNFELMVSKIKDIVIIDKNTQHFNYPYIYNAYLVPPIDVHQLDNSLRIQKITSDSTFINNGNWTFFRKKKKKRNSYDINMRRNKYYIDNCSTIKAVKKNFHLHLKNDIDFTYKLKENEKKYNHNNVCNNKSNTLTIDKKNKQNDDNYMNFFENKNESISNQNILNEKPNVVNIYNNIIHKSNELYKNTVSIKLIPNYIFESNVDIKNSHEILDNKNDVSIFYKQNKNISFYDDIIYDCSSIYMTFSNSKLEPFYPYISNNLFFLFQYYYNYLINIIKQVNINKIKYKSILSKGKYLSYGNKNVETNKKMGTNKKMGTNINVETNKNVETNKNVETNKYMENHKNLFYNNKNKILKNIKEGTVNKFMYIKRNRALTYNIYKHKLIENTSYLTRNKNSFFKIPRKTQIHNFKIRNFLNCKLYNSIFDTIREKNRSKIKKELSKEEVDVPIFLWVIFGGKDMKSMDSLNIVYKVLRYATEIPPDEYQKYIRRLKRIQINKSANGKVQKDFPINNKFEKVKQEKERIKYKYENKNLIKPNVINKYITNKNQTYYASQKFHELPKELFYDANLYNTSIEIYKRILEYYDNYKEKYKEYGPNNYDEFLQYYKNIKKNNYYDNMYIHTPNVRTHIQNRRRTLNEFDEEKNKKKSFKKYTRCVKFAQVNSNNKNNYVDNTLKISETTSFINKEKGMLEEINEQNICQNVCQNACQNVCQNVCQNACQNVCQNICEEKNEGQIEDICDETHEGTNNQTDQETHKKIYNKIYDETYNIFSAQKNKADSEWYGLYMEPSDSENSDVNKDDELFNFISYHMQGRNPSFEKKNKKNKNWNKDKLNYTDIYGPVIYKKKRKNQNAQYAFLLLDYPAYNNSIGHPSPLTFKTSAISALKVAIKEIKEKNKNNNNISINIFGYSLGCCVTLQLVLDIAKSLYNDFFEDINKVCYEGKEIEPIKEIKSEGNLYVKLNHNNNNNDEKINEYVYDEKKILTFQDILGDQINCSSSSIMKEYILNRKTYNNNNEKKNINEQDKKRDDFSDNILCPIKANDYSDKNIITKKNTDDNYINFDNIKERNYHMDKKITINELLNKVRERKKRKDEILKEYLKITVDKVILIAPFTNTQQLVKSVVNNSVLFLLSSFIMNKKCSYVHWDNMIVLKELFKIINDFKKNKYLNDIFYNLQIDFIHGQKDTLVNYEMSMKLYHLTNKLILKYSLNNIKAFLHIFKDDCHSSVFNSEAENKILQIMFKPLKLHPFSTINVHKIHYNLYKDIYLLKTTYLRFIASASSKIINS, encoded by the coding sequence atgCTTAGCCATTCTACAAAAGATCCATTTCGTGAATATTCGCAAAGGCTcatgaaaaagaaaaaaaaaaaacctGAACAAGTCagaaaatatgaaaaagtcagaaaatatgaacaattcaggaaaaaaaagaaaaaaaaaatatatatacacaaCATAACAAATGTTTTTATAGAACCACATAAAATGTTAGAGAAATTAAAAGGGATCATGAAGAAAAAGTGTTTCTTTGTTTTATCTCATAATGTAGATAAAAAGAATGAAGAAATGTTGAGAAATtcaaaaaatgaaataaaatttatatacGAAAACTTTCTAGAAAATGAGGATGAAATAATAAGTAAATCTAGTAATAAATTTTTAGATACATGCAACCATGGACAAATAAAACCATGctctttaaaaaaatgttataataaGGATGATGTAAAAGTAAATTCCTTAAATGATATGGAAACTCAATTAAAGTTAAAAGTGTTAGACAAAAATGTAGaagataatgaaaatatagaaaataaaaaacttATGGACGAATcaaaaatagaaatattaaaaaatatgtcttataaagaaaataatatatcttcaagtataaaaaaaaaagagaatGATTACAGTGCAACTAATGAAACttatgaaaattttttagtaaaaaataattatatgagacaaaataaaaatattcatatgaaatggataagagaaaaaaaagaagaagaatcttctgaaaaaataaattatatgaaatcaaataattttgttttaaataataataagataaaaataaattttgaCAAAACAAAAGTTAAGTTTGTACATTTAAAAAGTCCAACCATAAAATTAGTAAATCCacataaacataaaaatataaaagaaaatatatacttaaagaatatttatgatttgaaaaatgaaaagacaaaaaatatattcacaaattttataagaaaagaaaataaaaatgaagagATAAAAGAACAGGAACCAAATAATTTTAAGAAGAAGATGTTAAATAATACTATTAAAAggaaaattatattttcaaatatttataaaaattatttgatacataaatataaatctagcaatgaatttttaaataaaaatagatTTAATTCGAAAGGATTTATTATGAACCAATTTCTTAATATAAATTCGTTGACAGAAAAGGATACAAATAcagataatataaaattacaAGAAAATGAcaatacaaataatataatagatagtaaaaatattagaaatataaatacatctaatagtaatagtaatagtaatataaacaatgtgataaagaaaaatatatttcatcGGAGTGAATATAATAGAAAtgttataaatacaaatatttgTAATAGAAAAAAGTTGAAAACaacatatttaaattttttacctaaagaaaagaaaggatatttgaatttttttttacatgATATATATCGTCTTGATAGAACATTtaaattaagaaaaaaaaataaaatatatagaaaagATAGAATAGTAAAATTATTTGTAGATAATgataatgtatatattaaagattttaaaatatatcaaaatgaagaaagatataaaaatgttttatcaaatataaagaatatacaaataatgaAAAGAGATATATTAAGTTTGCCAGATAATCCAttacatttatatgaacttgaaaattataaatgtaaaacaaatacaagtatatatataccaGCTCTAAAAATAGAGATTGAAGATATGAATCTTTttaaatacaaaaatacATGGTATGAactctttttttataataatcaaaataataaagatactttatataattatcaaaTAATGCGTCTAAATTTTGAACTGATGGTTTCTAAAATAAAAGACATTGTTATTATTGATAAGAATACTCAACATTTTAATTAtccatatatttataatgcATATTTAGTACCACCTATAGATGTGCACCAACTAGATAATTCTTTAAgaatacaaaaaataacTAGCGATAGTACCTTTATAAATAATGGTAACTGGACattttttagaaaaaaaaaaaaaaaaagaaatagttatgatataaatatgagaagaaataaatattatatagataattGTTCTACTATCAAAGCTGTTAAGAAAAATTTCCATctacatttaaaaaatgatatagATTTTACctataaattaaaagaaaatgaaaagaaatataatcataataatgtatgtaataataaaagtaataCATTAACtattgataaaaaaaataaacaaaatgatgataattatatgaacttctttgaaaataaaaatgaaagtatatcaaatcaaaatatattaaatgaaaaacCAAATgttgttaatatatataataatataattcataAATCAAATGAactttataaaaatacagtttccataaaattaataccaaattatatatttgaatcAAATGTAGATATAAAGAACTCACATGAAATATTAGacaataaaaatgatgtttctatattttataaacaaaataaaaatatttctttttatgatgatattatatatgattgttcatctatatatatgacATTTAGTAATAGTAAATTAGAGCCCTTTTATCCTTATATTAGTAATaaccttttttttctttttcaatattattataattatttaataaatatcatTAAGCAGgttaatataaataaaataaaatacaaatctattttatcaaaagggaaatatttatcctatggtaataaaaatgtggaaacaaataaaaaaatgggaacaaataaaaaaatgggaacaaatataaatgttgaaacaaataaaaatgtggaaacaaataaaaatgtcgaaacaaataaatatatggaaaatcataaaaaccttttttataataataaaaataaaattctgaagaatataaaagaGGGTACAGTAAATAAATtcatgtatataaaaagaaatcGTGCTTTgacatataatatatataaacataaacTTATAGAAAATACAAGTTATTTAACTAGGAATAAAAACAGCTTTTTTAAAATACCTAGAAAAACCCAAAtacataattttaaaataagGAATTTCTTAAATTGTAAACTGTATAATTCTATTTTTGATACAAtaagagaaaaaaatagaagcaaaataaaaaaggagCTGTCTAAAGAAGAAGTAGATGTACCAATTTTTTTATGGGTTATTTTTGGAGGAAAAGATATGAAGTCAATGGattctttaaatattgTCTATAAAGTATTGAGATATGCAACTGAAATTCCTCCAGATGaatatcaaaaatatataagaagattaaaaagaattcaaataaataaaagtgCAAATGGGAAAGTACAAAAAGATTTTCCTATTAATAATAAGTTCGAGAAAGTAAAACAAGAAAAGGAAAGaatcaaatataaatatgaaaataaaaatttgataaaaccaaatgtaataaataaatatataacaaataaaaatcaaaCATATTATGCTTCTCAAAAATTTCATGAGTTGCCAAAAGAACTATTTTATGATGCcaatttatataatacatcTATAGAAATTTACAAAAGAATTTTAgaatattatgataattataaagaaaaatataaagaatatgGACCAAACAATTATGATGAATTTCTTCAgtattataagaatataaaaaaaaataattactatgataatatgtatattcATACACCTAATGTTAGGACACACATACAAAATAGGAGGAGAACTCTTAATGAATTcgatgaagaaaaaaataagaaaaaatcttttaaaaaatacacTAGATGTGTCAAATTTGCACAGGTGAATTcaaacaataaaaataattatgtggataatacattaaaaataaGTGAAACCACAAGTTTTATTAACAAAGAAAAGGGTATGTTGgaagaaataaatgaacaaaatatatgtCAAAATGTATGTCAAAATGCATGTCAAAATGTATGTCAAAATGTATGTCAAAATGCATGTCAAAATGTATGTCAAAATATATgtgaagaaaaaaatgaggGACAGATTGAAGACATATGTGATGAGACACATGAAGGGACCAATAACCAAACAGACCAAGAAACACATAAAAAGAtttataacaaaatatatgatgaaacatacaatatatttagtgcacaaaaaaataaagcAGACTCAGAATGGTATGGTTTATACATGGAACCAAGTGATAGTGAAAATAGCGATGTAAACAAAGATGATGAACTTTTCAATTTTATATCTTATCATATGCAGGGAAGAAATCCCTcttttgaaaaaaaaaataaaaaaaataaaaactGGAATAAggataaattaaattatacAGATATATATGGTCCAgttatttataaaaagaaaaggaaaaatcAAAATGCTCAATATGCATTTTTATTGTTAGATTATCCTgcatataataatagtataGGTCATCCGTCTCCTTTAACATTCAAAACAAGTGCTATATCAGCTTTAAAAGTTGCcataaaagaaattaaggaaaagaataaaaacaataataatatatcaataaatatatttggTTATTCTTTAGGTTGTTGTGTTACTTTACAATTAGTTTTAGATATTGCTAAAAGTTTGTATAACGATTTTTTTGAAGATATTAATAAGGTGTGTTATGAAGGAAAAGAAATCGAGCCAATTAAAGAGATAAAGAGTGAAGgtaatttatatgtaaaattaaatcataataataacaataatgatgaaaaaataaatgaatatgtatatgatgaaaagaaaatattgaCATTTCAAGATATATTAGGTGATCAGATAAATTGTTCATCCTCTAGTATTATgaaagaatatattttaaatcgtaaaacatataataataataatgaaaaaaaaaacataaatgAACAAGATAAAAAGAGAGATGATTTTTctgataatattttatgtcCTATAAAAGCTAATGATTATTctgataaaaatataattacaaaaaaaaatacagatgacaattatataaattttgataatataaaagaaagGAATTACCATAtggataaaaaaattacaataaatgaattattaaataaagtaagagaaagaaagaaaagaaaagacgaaatattaaaagaatatttaaaaattacTGTTGACAAAGTTATATTGATTGCTCCATTTACTAATACACAACAACTAGTAAAAAGTGTTGTTAATAATAGTGTcctatttttattaagCTCCTTTATTATGAACAAAAAATGTTCTTATGTTCATTGGGATAATATGATTGTATTAAAAGAATTgtttaaaataattaatgattttaaaaagaataaatatttaaatgatatcttttataatttacAAATTGATTTTATACATGGACAAAAAGATACTCTTGTAAATTATGAAATGAGTATGaaattatatcatttaacaaataaactcattttaaaatattctctaaataatatcaaagcttttttacatatattcAAAGATGATTGTCATTCTTCTGTTTTTAATTCTGAAGCAGAAAATAAAATCTTACAAATCATGTTTAAACCATTGAAATTACATCCTTTCAGTACAATCAACGTACATAAAATACATTATAATCTTTACAaagatatttatttgttaaaGACAACCTATTTAAGATTTATAGCTAGCGCTAGCtcaaaaattataaatagctag
- a CDS encoding putative RNA methyltransferase, producing the protein MSNAEALNDKKNEENEYKEKTLNLFDNDNFVLNNSDEDEYTSNSYDDNEEGDEDEDEVDNDEEDIEDAPSSDNMSYDDLASQNDEDKYNDEGTYNDDGTYNEDENYNEENKYNDEEGSDEGHMKKIDGKLLGLTKRMKKIYINKKENIYHNQIGIYKNEKLMKNEDIEDRMKYLIILLNDTKKNNIKIERSIIIKELLFYYTYYYEYSKEMIKYLYYIFDIKELYLFLEINNMPKEIHLRTNTLKITRNNLIKILKNQNVSVQEGESWNNVGIIIKDVNTNVGSLNEYLYGYYIIQSSSSLIPVLELDIQENDMVLDMCAAPGGKCTYMCTLKKNKGVVYANDINKLRCKAIEAQASRMGINNLIVTCIDALKIQKHLSFQFDKILLDAPCSGTGVVNKNKAARRKTIKEIRDLAQKQKILLNNAINLLKNGGILVYSTCSISVEENEQVINHILKKRDVNLLPTNINIGDPGITQYRKKQFSSKISLCKRIYLHKHNHDNFFIAKLIKRSDALFTNTNNNQNKKKNKKNKHKKKLNENLTNQKKFEHNKNEINKNNKFKNKNKSKNKKENKKENKKEKEKKGNIKKHKNQKEQQTLNVTKKSENFKVKNKKINKKNKKDKEGKKEKKNKKNKKDKKNIKNKV; encoded by the coding sequence atgtcAAACGCTGAGGCATTGAATGATAagaaaaatgaagaaaatgaatataaGGAAAAAACGCTTAACCTATTTGACAATGATAATTTtgtattaaataattctGATGAAGATGAATATACATCAAATAGttatgatgataatgaagAAGGAGATGAAGATGAAGACGAAGTAGACAACGATGAGGAAGATATAGAAGATGCTCCTTCGAGTGATAATATGAGTTATGATGATTTGGCTAGTCAAAATGACGAggataaatataatgatgaaggaacatataatgatgatggaacatataatgaagatgagaattataatgaagaaaataaatataatgatgaGGAAGGTAGTGATGAAGGtcatatgaaaaaaatagatGGAAAATTACTTGGATTAACAAAAAgaatgaagaaaatatatataaataaaaaagaaaatatatatcataatcAAATTGGCATATACAAAAATGAAAAGCTCATgaaaaatgaagatattGAAGATAGgatgaaatatttaataatattattaaatgatacaaaaaaaaataatattaaaatagAACGATCCATAATTATTAAGGAGttacttttttattatacatattattatgaatattcaaaagaaatgattaaatatttatattatatatttgatataaaagaattatatttatttcttgaaataaataacatGCCTAAAGAAATACATTTAAGAACAAATActttaaaaataacaagaaataatcttataaaaatattgaaaaatCAAAATGTATCAGTGCAAGAAGGAGAATCTTGGAATAACGTAggaataattataaaagatGTTAATACTAATGTCGGGTCATTAAATGAATATCTTTATGGTTATTATATCATACAATCATCTTCATCACTTATTCCAGTTCTTGAATTAGATATACAAGAAAATGATATGGTCTTAGATATGTGTGCAGCTCCTGGTGGCAAATGCACTTATATGTGTACtctcaaaaaaaataaaggaGTTGTTTATGcaaatgatataaataaattaagaTGTAAAGCTATAGAAGCTCAAGCTTCAAGAATGggaataaataatttaattgTCACTTGTATAGATGCtttaaaaattcaaaaaCATTTATCATTTCAATTTGATAAGATTTTATTAGATGCACCATGTAGTGGTACAGGTGttgttaataaaaataaagcTGCCAGAAGAAAAActataaaagaaataagAGATCTTGCtcaaaaacaaaaaattcttttaaataatgcaatcaatcttttaaaaaatggaGGTATTCTTGTTTATTCAACATGTAGTATAAGTGTAGAAGAAAATGAACAAGTCATAAATCATATACTCAAAAAAAGAGATGTGAATTTATTACCaacaaatattaatatagGTGATCCTGGAATTACAcaatatagaaaaaaacaattttCAAGTAAAATATCATTATGTAAAAGAATTTATCTACATAAACATAATCATGATAACTTCTTTATAGCTAAACTAATCAAACGATCCGACGCCCTATTTACTAATACAAAcaataatcaaaataaaaaaaaaaataaaaaaaataaacacaaaaaaaaactaaATGAAAATCTAACaaaccaaaaaaaatttgaacataacaaaaatgaaatcaacaaaaataataaattcaaaaataaaaataaaagcaaaaacaaaaaggaaaacaaaaaggaaaacaaaaaggaaaaggaaaagaaaggaaatattaaaaaacataaaaatcAAAAGGAACAACAAACCTTAAATGTTACCAAGAAAAGTGAAAATTTtaaagtaaaaaataaaaaaataaataaaaaaaataagaaagATAAGGAAGGAAAGaaggaaaagaaaaataaaaaaaataagaaagataagaagaatataaaaaataaagtataa
- a CDS encoding putative A/G-specific adenine glycosylase produces MMKNESTQIDKISENIKDDEDVTFPNEQSDYHYNFLERYSIELRKDLLNWYYKYRRKLPWRGDEPPFTTSVQLNEKKKQVDIRCFLGKHTKDELKIKNMNSDNVKDHEKTKGTRITKIKKEHNELSLERCKRLKKEDKDENKKYNPLSDTLKSDNIKSLQDEINNNNNINMDDINICNSSLLVCEEEKKHNFTNNLIYDKEHLKIRGYQIYISEIMLQQTKVHTVLNFYLKWMNKWNNIFDLANCNLDDVLILWKGLGYYNRAKNLLECCKIVVDKYNGIFPNDLKLLKTLPGIGDYTSKAICIHLYNRKDICIDTNIIRIFSRITDTINYYNSGTLLKHCEKVSQILCTGESNYSDLSQAFMDLGSSVCNNSPDCSECPINKYCMIYLKSNKKKQHNLFDMKHPEHCNLCVNDRNVEIKYVPLAKRKKKTDKICLVLLIKQDHQQKNNNMNKNSCTKKLEKKKKTASRQIKDSYLEDTYMMIKNTDSNLFSMHYLFPFILLDTYDKKDCAKHFNDLLRSLNVTNTEKNRYLYINNFKHKFSHLTYHTHIYLCTVSDWENMPKNNEERKWVILKDIRNFTHNTFCQNIIDSYKKSLNEKINGLSEYCI; encoded by the exons atgatGAAAAATGAATCTACTCAGATAGATAAAATCAGTGAAAACATTAAAGACGATGAAGATGTAACCTTTCCAAATGAACAATCAGATTATCATTATAACTTTTTAGAAAGATATAGTATTGAGCTTAGAAAGGATTTATTAAATTGGTATTACAAATATAGAAGGAAATTGCCATGGAGAGGTGATGAACCCCCTTTTACAACAAGTGTTCAGTTgaatgagaaaaaaaaacaagTGGATATTAGATGCTTTTTAGGTAAGCATACAAAGGATGAGctcaaaataaaaaacatgAACTCAGATAATGTTAAAGATCATGAGAAAACAAAAGGTACAAGaattacaaaaataaaaaaagaacataATGAGTTATCATTAGAAAGGTGTAAAAGATTAAAGAAGGAAGATAAGGATGagaacaaaaaatataatccATTAAGTGATACATTAAAAagtgataatattaaatcattacaggatgaaataaataataataataatattaatatggatgatataaatatttgtaataGCTCTTTGCTCGTTTGTGAAGAGGAAAAGAAACATAATTTTACAAATAATcttatatatgataaagAACATTTAAAAATCAGAGGgtatcaaatatatattagtGAAATTATGCTTCAACAAACTAAGGTACATACCgttttaaatttttatttaaaatgGATGAATAAATggaataatatttttgatttaGCAAACTGTAATTTAGATGATGTTCTTATTTTGTGGAAAGGATTGGGATATTATAACAGAGCTAAAAACCTATTGGAATGTTGTAAAATTGTTgttgataaatataatggTATATTTCCAAATGATTTAAAATTGTTAAAAACATTACCTGGTATAGGTGATTATACTTCAAAAGCTATTTgtatacatttatataatagGAAGGATATTTGTATTgatacaaatattattagaatATTTTCTCGTATTACTGATActataaattattataattcaGGCACATTATTAAAACATTGCGAAAAAGTTAGCCAAATATTATGTACAGGTGAATCCAATTATTCTGACCTTAGTCAGGCATTTATGGATTTAGGCTCAAGTGTGTGCAACAATTCACCTGACTGTTCAGAATGTccaataaataaatattgtatgatttatttaaaatccaataaaaagaaacaacataatttatttgatatGAAACATCCAGAACATTGTAACTTATGTGTTAATGATAGAAATGTTGAGATTAAATATGTTCCTTTAGctaaaaggaaaaaaaaaaccgATAAAATATGTCTTGTTTTGTTAATAAAACAAGATCAccaacaaaaaaataataatatgaataaaaatagcTGTACAAAAAAGctagaaaaaaaaaaaaaaacagcTAGCCGACAAATTAAGGACTCCTACTTGGAAGATACATATATGATGATTAAAAACACTGATTCGAATTTATTTTCCATGCATTATTTATTTCCATTTATATTACTTGATACGTATGATAAGAAGGATTGTGCGAAG CATTTTAATGATCTTTTAAGAAGCCTGAATGTGACAAATACGGAAAAAAACCGTTACCtatat ataAATAATTTCAAACACAAATTTTCTCATCTTACTTATCATACgcatatatatttatgtacTGTCTCCGATTGG gAAAATATGCCTAAGAATAATGAAGAAAGGAAATGGGTTATACTGAAAGATATCAGg AATTTTACTCATAATACGTTTTGtcaaaatataattgaTAGTTACAAAAAAAGTTtgaatgaaaaaataaatggATTGTCCGaatattgtatataa